aaggataactcatgagtttttttggttgattaaatgacattatgtccaaatttatttaaggatatttcattaaggtaattgaaaaagacaaacagtaaaatatgaagtttaaattcatttaatcatatttcattaatgtaattgaaaagacaagtaataaattaggcaattttattcgttttaggatatttcataaatgcaactgaaaaagacaagcaaaaaaaaagagtttaattaatgaagtaataacattttcaaaagggtacttctcttttataataatatagataatttgTGAGATAATTGTTGTTACTTCTTCTCCCACATGTAATGATACTGTAGCtattattttgaaatcataGAAAATCCATAATATACGAATATAATCACTTTGACACTTTCCAGTTTCCATTGACCTTGTAAGGAAGTCTAAACGGGCCACAATTAAATAGAGAGCCCAAATTAAAAGCCCGGAAGATATATCTAAAGGAGATATTTTAGAGCGCCAGGTGTCCGAACTGTACGCATGAAGTCATTCACACGACAGAAACAAAACAGAGGCGTTGAGTCAGGCTGAGAGTCTCGTGGTGGGACCCGAGTAAACCGTTACGCTGCTTCCGAAATGACCTTATCACCCTCAAACTAATAGCCCCACGCGTTGATCGAGGCAAGGGTATTTTCGTAAACACGGAATATACAGAGAATTTGTTcgattattatataatttaatcaaaaatacgATTTAGCCCCTCCTCTTTCTTAATCGCGTAGTGCCACCCATTTACAGAGAGGACACAGCCTTTtattcatctctctctcttccttctctctcaCTCATTAGCAATTCTGAAAATcatttaaagttttgattttttttttcctgtccCAATTCAAAAAGTTTCTGATTGTTTTGTTCATTAGGGATTTAAGTGTTTTAGTTTCCTTCCTGATTCGGAAAGTTTCTGTTTTTGTTGAGATTGGTGATTCCGCCGGAGATCTACTTATCGTCGCCGAAGTTCGCCGAGCTTTGACCTTTGAATTGAGAAGGGTGGGTGGCATTTTGGTAAATAAGTTGGTTAATCGGTGGATCTGATGTGGTGGATGATGGGAGAAGCAGGTGGGCATTACTGTTCTAAGAAGACTGATTCCATCTGCGGTGGAGTTTGTAGTCAGGTTTGAATATCCCATCTCTCTCAAACGAAGATCTCACTACCCTTTTcttaaaaatcgaaactttaccACTAATTCGATAAAATTTAGATCTTTATGTTAACCCATCACTGTTAAACCGATAAAGTCTACACCTTTTGTGCTTTATTTGAGAAACTAAACTTGGATCTGAGTTTTTTAGATTTGATTGTCTCTGCAGGAAACTGGTAGATTCTTCAGCTTCTCTAGACTCTGCTGCGCTCTCCGCGGCGTCGACATGAAGACATACATCTTCCTACTAGTCATCGTCCCGACATGCGTCCTCGCCGGCTACATCCACGGCCAGAAGATTTCCTACTTCCTCCGCCCACTATGGGAGTCCCCGCCCAAACCCTTCCACGACATCCCTCACTACCACCACGAGAACGCCTCCATGGAGACTCTCTGCAGACTCCACGGCTGGGGCGTCCGTGACTACCCTCGACGAGTCTACGACGCCGTTCTCTTCAGCAACGAGCTCGACATCCTCGCCGTGCGATGGAGAGAGCTCTACCCTTACATCACCCAGTTCGTCCTCTTAGAATCAAACTCCACCTTCACCGGCCTGCCTAAGCCTCTCGTCTTCGCAGCTCACAGAGGCGAGTTCGAGTTCGTGGAGCCGCGTCTCACCTACGGCTCCCTCGGTGGGAGGTTCGTCAAAGGGCAGAACCCTTTCTACGAGGAGGCGTATCAGCGTGTGGCTCTTGATCAGCTCCTGAGGATCGCGGGGATCACGGACGATGACTTGCTGTTGATGTCTGATGTCGACGAGATTCCGAGTAGGCACACGATAAACCTCTTGAGATGGTGCGACGAGGTGCCGAAGATACTTCACTTGCGTCTCAAGAACTATCTTTATTCCTTTGAGTTCTTGGTTGATAACAAGAGCTGGAGAGCTTCCGTGCATAGATACGAGACGGGGAAGACGCGGTACGCTCATTACCGTCAGAGCGATGAGATCTTGGCGGATGCGGGGTGGCATTGCAGCTTTTGCTTTCGGAGGATCAGTGAGTTTATATTCAAGATGAAGGCTTATAGCCATAACGATAGAGTGAGGTTTAGTCATTTCTTGAATCCGAAGAGAGTTCAGAGAGTTATCTGCAAAGGAGCTGATCTTTTCGATATGTTACCTGAGGAGTATACGTTTAAGGATATTATTGGGAAGATGGGTCCGATTCCTCATTCTTTCTCGGCTGTTCATCTTCCTTCTTATCTCCTTGAGAATGCAGATAAGTATAGGTTTCTCTTGCCGGGGAATTGCGTAAGAGAAAGCGAATGATCGATGGAATCTTCACCACACAGTTCATCTGAAGATCTCTACATTGAGAGGAGTCCTCCGCAGCACTTGCACAGCTGAGATATTGGTGTAATTGGTGTCTGGTGAATGCAGGCTCACCAGGCGCTTGGGAGAGAGGATTATTTTGAAAGGGTGATGAAGATTCTTTTTGTATATAGATAGATTgatctctttgtttcttttaagGATTCATTCTATGTGACCTTTGCTTGCATCTCCAAAACATGAGTTTGTGTTCTTTCTTACGAGTTTCTTTCTCCCTTTTGGGAAGTTTTGCGTCAAGACACTCTTTACTTAACCTTTTTTGTACATTGCTCTCTCGTTGATTTCATTGGGGTTTGTTACGTATACTAGTATTGGTGTGTTTGCATGTGTTCACCACTAAGAGCCTTGTTCTCAGAACTCAGAAATTTGCAAAGACTTATAACCAGACAAAatattgcatttttttttgtgtaacacATGTATGGATAGAGATGTCAAACAAGTTTACCCATCCCGTTCCGTCCCGTACCGCAGCAGATTAATCGTCGAGCGGGTCAAAGCGGGCCTGTCCCGCACGGGCTGCGGTCTTCAAAATGTCGGCCCAAACCTGTACCGCATAATATATAGGCCTTCGCGAACCGTCCCGCGGGACGCCTCCTTATCAAACCGCCTGCTACAACTTATTTCATGAATGTTCAAGTAGAAGAGTTGTGTAAGAGAGTTGAAGAGAGCTTGTTAAGCTTCACTGAAGCCTcttatcaaaatcaatgccaCAAAGCTCTGTTTGTGCTTGCGTTTTTGAGTTAAAAGCCTTATTTTGTTATCAGCATTAGCTTTTGTTAagtttgaatctgattgagttgttgtctttgtaataatttggcTCAAGTTTTGTATGTCTTCATCCAACcatctctctttttaattatttggattgCAAAAAAAATCGTAAATCACTTTGCCAAGTTATACAAGTGACGTGATATACAACTAACTTTTCTCCTAAATAACACCATTGAActcaaatttaatttaagaaaaacactACTTCACAATACTGAAAATAAAACCAATcaacttaaacaaaaaatatcacaTTGTAATAAAACAATTCATAGTTGTGTATaatgaaaagagaaaacaaatcaaaacaccaCCAGAACTCGAATCGTCATCGccggagctcgaatcatcatcgccggagctcgaatcatcaccgccggagctcgaatcatcatcacCGGAACTCCTTATGTTTTATGGGGGGAAAGTCACAAGAATCGCTTTCTTCTCATTCTCTTTCTCGTCTTTTTcaggtaaaataagaaatgaagaaaaaaaaatgcgaGTCCATGTAATCCTGCATAACCCGTTTCGACCCATCCCGCAAAAGACCCAATCCCGCAAAGACCCGTCCCGCGAGGCCCGCAAATTTACGGGCCTAGAAAACCTCGTCCCAATACCGTCTTGCGACAATCCTTTATGGGTCAGGTCCGCGGTCCAGATCCATAATTGCCAACTCCATGTATGGACCATCACTCACATGGTCACGTATGATAAGACGTTAACCAATTGTTCAGAAGGAAAGAAGTTTACTGGATTTTGACCCGCCCTTAAAAAATGAcgagtatttttttgttttatatattttttttaaatttaatttttatatttgtgtcttttaattatatttgtatatttgtgtttttttataatatttctcttaaatgattaataaatttttttaataattgtattaaaatagttgaAACACAATCGTATCAATAGGTCATGCTCATGatttaatataattgattattgtTATTTGAAAAATGCGCCAATGTGTATGTATAAATTTCACATCCCACAACCTCAATATTGAACTTCAATATTGAAGTGAAGCATTTACATACAGGGGCATTCATTACTCATTAGTGATGTTTTTGATAATATCACTTCTTCTTTCTGAGTTGATTATCAAACGGGTTTAGAGGTGTAAAGCAGGACATTATTGTCCAGATCTTCA
The window above is part of the Brassica napus cultivar Da-Ae chromosome C8, Da-Ae, whole genome shotgun sequence genome. Proteins encoded here:
- the BNAC03G56970D gene encoding uncharacterized protein BNAC03G56970D isoform X1, whose product is MWWMMGEAGGHYCSKKTDSICGGVCSQETGRFFSFSRLCCALRGVDMKTYIFLLVIVPTCVLAGYIHGQKISYFLRPLWESPPKPFHDIPHYHHENASMETLCRLHGWGVRDYPRRVYDAVLFSNELDILAVRWRELYPYITQFVLLESNSTFTGLPKPLVFAAHRGEFEFVEPRLTYGSLGGRFVKGQNPFYEEAYQRVALDQLLRIAGITDDDLLLMSDVDEIPSRHTINLLRWCDEVPKILHLRLKNYLYSFEFLVDNKSWRASVHRYETGKTRYAHYRQSDEILADAGWHCSFCFRRISEFIFKMKAYSHNDRVRFSHFLNPKRVQRVICKGADLFDMLPEEYTFKDIIGKMGPIPHSFSAVHLPSYLLENADKYRFLLPGNCVRESE
- the BNAC03G56970D gene encoding uncharacterized protein BNAC03G56970D isoform X2 translates to MKTYIFLLVIVPTCVLAGYIHGQKISYFLRPLWESPPKPFHDIPHYHHENASMETLCRLHGWGVRDYPRRVYDAVLFSNELDILAVRWRELYPYITQFVLLESNSTFTGLPKPLVFAAHRGEFEFVEPRLTYGSLGGRFVKGQNPFYEEAYQRVALDQLLRIAGITDDDLLLMSDVDEIPSRHTINLLRWCDEVPKILHLRLKNYLYSFEFLVDNKSWRASVHRYETGKTRYAHYRQSDEILADAGWHCSFCFRRISEFIFKMKAYSHNDRVRFSHFLNPKRVQRVICKGADLFDMLPEEYTFKDIIGKMGPIPHSFSAVHLPSYLLENADKYRFLLPGNCVRESE